The Roseibium sp. Sym1 nucleotide sequence ACTTGATGGCGGCCTCCACGCAGCGGCACAGGTAGTCGATCGGCGTGCGGGTGGCGTCCATGGCGGACCATTCGACATCGTCGATCAGGTTGCGTGAACGGGTCACCGTGTCGGTGATGATGTCCAGGACCTGTTCCTCGGTCTTGTTCATCTGGAATTTCAGATGGATCGGCGAGGTCGACACGAAGGTGTGGATACGGCCTTTCCCGGCGTGTTTCACCGCTTCGCCGCACCGGTCGATATCCGCATGGATGGCGCGGGCCAGACCGGCAATGACCGAGTTCTTCGACCGGCGGGCGATTTCGCTGACGGCTTCGAAGTCGCCGTTGGAGGCGATCGGAAAGCCGGCTTCGATGATGTCGACACCCATGTCGTCGAGGATTTCTGCAATCTGCAGCTTTTCTTCCAGCGTCATGGAGGCGCCGGGCGACTGCTCGCCGTCGCGCAAGGTGGTGTCGAAGATCCGGATCTGGTCCTTCTCGGGCGTGGTCGTCATGATGTTTCGTCCCTGGCTTGGATCGGCGCCGTGAAACGGTTTGGGCTTGAGAGGCGCGATCCGATTGTCGTGATGCGGTTATTGAAAACTCTCCCCTAAGTGCCCGTTCCGTAGAAAATCACGCGGAACAGCCGACGCTCAGGGGCATCTAAGAAGGAGGAGATCGCCAAGTAGGATGAGGCCGCCGCGCTGGGTCAGCGCGGTCGCAGAAGAACCGGAAATGTCGCGTGCCGCGATCATGGTTTCGACTTGGGCCTTTGGTCGTCTTCAATTCTGTCTACCGTCAAGGGTGGCGCAAAAGCGTGACCCGACGGTTAACGGGTTCTGTTCATAAGTCAGGTTGAAGAATGATGCAACCGGCTTTTGCGGAGCTTGCAGATGTGGCGAAAACTCCACTCAAGCTCCTGGACAATGAAGTGCGGCCGAAAAGATGGTGGAGGGCTCACCCCTCCACCCCATACCTGTCTCGTCTGCGAAGCCAGGCCATCGGCCAGGGCAGGCCGTCTTCGTGACGTCCCATGGCGGTGAGATCGAGGAGGTTGTAGGCCATGTTGAGCATGTCGAGGCCGCGCCCGTAGGTGGAGTAGGTATGGGCGATGCGTCCGTCGTCGAGCTTCAGGAACGCGCTGACACCCGGCATTTCCTCGCCGAAGACCCTGCCCGTGAAATTGTAGCCTTCGCCCGCCGGATCCTGCTTGTCCGGGAAGGTCACGCCGAAATCCTCGCCGAAACCATTGCCGGCCGTGGACACCCAGTCAAAGCTCCAGCCCATGCGATTCTTGTAGGCCACAAGCCTTTGAAGAGGCGCGTTGGAGATTGAGACCAGGGCCGTATCGCGCGCGGCCAGATGCACGTCGAGCCCATCGTAATTGTCCGCCCAGAAGGAACAGCTCGGGCAGCCTTCCTCCCAGGTTTCGCCGAACATGAAATGGTAGACGAGCAGCTGCCTGTGCGGGCCGAACAGGTCGGCGAGGGTCTTTTGGCCGTCCGGTGCGTCGAAGACATAGTCCTTGTCGACGATGATCATCGGCAGGTCCCTGCGTGCGGCCGCAAGGGCGTCCCGCTCGCGGGTGAAGGCCTTCTCCTTTGCCAGAAACGCCTTGCGTGCCTCCAGCCAGTCCTCGCGGCTGACAATCTTCGGATTGGTCATGGTAATCTCCCTGCTTTCGGTTTGAACCGGTGTCACCCCGGACAAGCGAAGCGCAGATCCGGGGCCCACTCGCATTTCAGCTTGTCGAGGCCGAAACCTTTTTCTGAAGGCCGCGCCTCACACGTCTCTCCTCTTCCTTGAGGCCAGGCACTCACATTTGACCGGCGCCTTGTCTGCCGTCGTCAAAGTCACCTCTCCCACTGGGAGAGGTCGGACCGAAGGTCCGGGTGAGGGGGCAGACCTCGCCGCATTACTCGGGCGTTTGTTCCCTCACCCCAACCCTCTCCCACCGGGAGAGGGGGCAGGCTTTGCCACAAGGCGATTGCTCTTCCGGACAGAGGAGGGCGCAAGTGCCTAGCCCGCGTCCCAAAGGAGATCTGCCGCACTTCACTCGGCCACCAGATCCGCCAGCCGGCCGAAGCAGCCGTTCCAGCCGCCGCCGACGCCGCGGCGGGCATCCTCGGTCCTGATGGCCTCGTGGCGAAGCTTGACCTCCGTCGCCTTGCCGGCCTCCGCAAAGGTGACGGTGACCTTCGAGCTGTCGGTGGATTCGCGCGTACCGTCGGCGAATTCCTGCACGTGACGCCACGAGAATTCCAGCCGGTTCGGAGCCTCGATCGCAAGGTACTCGCCTTCGAAATGGATCTGCTTGTCTTCCGTTTTCTCGATGACGAAACACCAGCGGCCGCCGACCTTCAGGTCGATATCCGCCGAGACCAGGCTGCCCCCCTTCGGCACGAACCAGCAGCGGACCTGGTCCGGCTCCGTGAAGGCCCGGAAAACACGGGCGGGGGAGGCCCGGAACAGGCCCTCGACCATGACCGGTTCCATGCCGGGCTCGGACTTCAGAAACTCTCGGGAAGGCTGTTGAACGGTCATGTGTCTTTGTCCTCATTGGCAAGATGTCGGGCGAGAGCGTCGAACCTGTCGATCCAGAAGCTCTCGTATTTGCCGAGCCAGTCGACGGCTTCCTTGATCGGTGCGCCGCGCAGGCGGCAGTGGCGTGTGCGGCCGCGTTTCTCGATGTCGACCAGGCCGGCATCCGACAGCACCCGCAGGTGCTTGGAAACCGCGGTCAGCGACATGTCGAACGGTTCCGCCAGCTCCGACAGCGGCGTTTCGCCGTCGGCAAGGCGGGCGACAATCGCGCGGCGGGTGCCGTCGCTGAGGGCCGCAAAGGTGGCATCGAGTTGGGGCATGTCCTGCACAGTCATATAAAGTGAACCTTTTGGTTGACTATCATCTGAAGCTATTATAGTCAACTGATTGGTTGAGTAAAAGTGTGGCGCGCGACACGGCTCGGCTTTTCCCCGGATCCGGCCGGCCCGGGCCCAATCGAATGACAGGAGAGACAGACATGAAACTCTTTACGACGGATCTTTCACCCAATTGCCGCCGCGTGGAGGCAACGCTTCATCACCTGGGCCTTTACGACGAGGTTGATGTCATCCGGCTGAACCTGGCGACCGGCGAACACCAGCGGGACGACCTGCGGGCCGCAAACCCGAACGGCAAGGTGCCGACGGTGGTCGTCGGCGACATGAGCCTGTGGGAATCCAATCCGACGATGATCTACCTGGCCGACAAGGCCGGTGCCGAAGACTTCTGCCCGTCGGACGCCAAGACAAGGTTCGAGATCCTGCGCTGGATGTCCTGGGAACTGCAGCACTACAACCGGGCTCTGGGCGACATTCTCTGGGAAACGATCGCCAAGGCGAAGTTTGGAATGGGAGCGCCGGACCAGGAGATCATCGCAAAGCAGATGGACAATTTCCACCGCTTCGCCGCCGTTCTGGATGCGCAGCTCGAGGGAAGGGACTACATTCTGGGCGACACGGTGACCGTGGTCGATTTCGCAGTCGGTGGCCCGTCGGCTCTTGCCCTGCACCCGGCCTCGCAGGTGCCGCTGGACGCCTATCCGAACGTGAAGGCCTGGTATCTGCGCCTGGAGGCGCTGCCCGCCTGGGCGGCAACGGCGCCCAAGATCTTGTCCGAAGCGGCCTGAGACCTTCGGCACGCAAGCCGGCGGCCCCGATGACGGGCCGCCGTCTTGCCGATATGTCAGAGAAACAGTTCGCCGCGTGCGACCAGCGTTGCCTGGCCGCCGATGCGAACAGCATGCATTCCGCCGTTCTCGATGTCGATTTCCAGGTCGATCAGGGACGGCCGGCCCATCTCGAAGCCCTGCTCGATGCGGATGTGGTGGGTGCCGTTGGGCAGGTCGTCGTAATAATCGACAACACCTGCAAAGGCGGCCGCGGCGGACCCGGTGGCCGGGTCTTCGGGAATGCCCATGTCGGGGGCGAACAGGCGCGCGTGAAAGGCGCTGTCATGGGAGCGGGTTTCCCGGCAATAGACATAGGCGTCCGAGTGCCCGTTCTTGCCGAAACCGGCCTTCCACATGGACTGGACAGGCTTGGCGCGGGCAAGGGCATCGAGATCGCGCACCGGGACGAACGTAAAGGGCGGACCGACACGAAAGGTCGACGGGGCATGGTTCTCGAAGCCGATGTCGGAAGGTTCCAGGTTGAGCGCGGCGGCGATCAGCTCGGCATTGTGTGTCGGGCCTGCGGGTTCCGGGAGGCTGGGAACGTCGAATTCGGCGAAGGCGGCCGCGTTTTCCCTGAGGATCACGGCGCAGCGCACGGTGCCGATCTTCTGTTTCAGGACGACCACGGCATCCTGCTCTCCGGAGATGTCGCCGAACCGCTCCTTGGCCATCAGGATCGCGGTTCCGACCGTCGGGTGGCCGGCAAAGGGCAGCTCCATCTTGGGCGTGAAGATCCGCATGTTGGCGGAATGTCCGGGGTTTTCCGGGGGAAACACAAAGACCGTTTCGGAGAGATTGAACTCGCCGGCGATTTTCAGCATCTGCGCGTCGCTGAGGCCTTCTGAGTCCAGAACCACCGCCAGGGGGTTCCCGGCCAGGCTGGTGTTGGTGAAGACATCCAGGATCGCGTAGCGGCGGCTCATATTTTGTTTCTCCCTGGATCGGCCTGCGTTCGAAACGTGGTGCTCGAACACAGAAAACCGATCGGTCGCAAGCTGTTAGAGCATCCGTCGCGTTTGGACCAACCGCATATGCTCTCACGAATTACCCATATACCCGTGCGGGGTGAGCGGACTTTTGCATGTTAGGACACGTCCTGCCAGTGCTTAGTGCGCGAACATGGTGAACAAATCCTTGTTGTCTTGGGGACGGACAATCGGCTCCATCAGGACAACAGATAGCGGCCGACAGCCCGTGCATAAGGAACAACGGCCGGGTCCTCGAGGTCCGCGCGGGTTCTCATGATCCTGACATCGGCCAGTTCCTGTTCCGGCGATGCTGTCGAGTGGCGCATGATGGCGTCCCGAAGATCCTCGGCGGACCGGTCGAGTTCCATGACCAGGCCGACGGAAATGCGCGGGCCGTCAAAAGCGACCAGCAGATCCCTCGCCTCGACGTCGTCGCGGGTCAGGCCCGTCTCCTCTTCCAGTTCCCTGTAAATCGCCCCGACAACATCCACCTTGCCGTCGGCCTGCAGGTCGGTCGGGTCGAGATTGCCGCCCGGCGGGTAGATCATCCCGCCCGTGGCCGTGCGGTCGGACATGACACCGTAAAGCAGCGCGCCGTCGGCGGCGCGCAGGATCGCGGAGCCGAACAGGTTGAATGCGGAGCTGTCGGGGGCGCCCCAGTCGCGCCAGGCGAGATAGGCGGCGAAGGAACATTCCGTGCAGGTGCCGTTGAAAACGCCGTCTTCAAACCTGTAGCCGGTCAGTTTCAGCGTTCGCCCGTTCCACAGAAGCGCGATCCGTTTCCTGGCTTCCTCGAAATGGTCGAGGATCTCCCGTTCATGAGCAGCCTCGAAGGACCAGGGCGTTTTCGAGATCCTGATATTCAGGGCGCTGACCTTGTGCACGCCGGGAGACAGCGGCCTTTCCATCAAAGGGATGTCCTTGCCAGGGGACATCTCGCTGGGCCGGGTCGCGATCGTCCGGAAACCGCGCCTTTCGTAAAAGGGCGCGGCATGGGCATCGGATTCAAGATACAGCCGGGTGAGGCCTTCCTGCCGGGCCCGGTCTTCGGCGCGGGTCAGCAGCAACGCGCCGATGCCCTGGCCGTGGAGCTCGGGCTGCACGAACAGGAAGTCGATCAGCAGGGTGGTGGCGTCCTGTCTGGTGACGCCGGAAAAGGCCACCGGGGTCCCGCCGCGCTCGGCGACGGTCATGGTCAGCGAGCGGATCGTCGCTTCGGAAATCTGCCAGTGTTTGCGAAACTCCGCCATCAGGTGATCCGGATAGCCCCAGGACGCCTTGGCCCGGTGGAGGATCTCGGTAAGGGCAGGCGCGTCGGAAACAACGGCTGGACGGAGTTTGAGCGGCATGGGCGGTCCGGACGGTTGGCGTTCCGGACAGCCCTAGCCAGACTTTGTGAAAGTTACAAGGCAGGCAGTGCTGCTATCGAATGAACGTGCCGTTCTGCAATTCGCTCACCGCCTGGATCAGTTCCTGGCGCGTGTTCATGACGATCGGGCCGTGCCAGGCGACGGGTTCCTTGATGGGGGCGCCGGAAACCAGCAGGAAGCGGATGCCCTCGTCACCCGCCTGGACGACGATCTCGTCGCCGGAACCGAAGATCACCAGGGAGCGGTTGCCGGTTTCGTCGCGGATTTTCAGTTCCTCGCCGCCGAACTCCTTTTCCGTCAGCACGCCGAACGGGTCGGACGCGCCCTCGAAGCTGCCCGAGCCTTCGAAGACATAGGCGAAGGTCTGCTTGTAGGTGTCGACCTTGAAACGTTTTTTCTTCCCCGCGGGAACAAGGATGTCGAGATATTGCGGATCGGCCGCGATGCCGTCGACCGGGCCGTTCTTGCCCCAGAAGCTGCCGCAGATGATCCGGGCGGAGGTGCCGTCGTCGTCCACGACCACCGGGATGTCCTTCGAGGTGACGTCCTGGTAGCGCGGTTCGGTCATCTTGAGCGAGGAGGGCAGGTTGGCCCAGAGCTGGAAGCCGTGCATGCGGCCGCTGTCGTCGCCCTTGGGCATTTCCTGGTGCATGATGCCCCGGCCCGCGGTCATCCACTGGACGTCGCCTGCGGAGAGATTGCCGGTGTTGCCCAGGCTGTCGCCATGCTCGACCGTTCCCGCCAGCACATAGGTGATGGTTTCGATGCCGCGATGCGGATGCCAGGGGAAGCCTTTCAGATAGTCCTCCGGCCGCTCGTTGCGGAAATCGTCGAGCAGCAGGAACGGATCCAGCATCTCCGGGTCCTGGAAGCCGAAGACACGCTCGAGCCGGACACCGGCCCCTTCCAGGGTTGGCTGTGTCGAGCCGATATGGGTGACGGGACGAATGGACATGGTGTTTCCTTTGCGGGACTGGCTTTACCGCAAAGATAGAGGTTCTTTTCGCGAAACCCAGCCGCAGGCCGGAAAACGCTCTGTTTCCCGGTCCGAAACAATGTTTTTTTGCCACACGGGCATTGCTGAACCGATTTAGACCGGCCTGCCTTGCAACTTGCGGCGGCTCTGCCCACATGCGAGTGTGCTCGCCCGTTTGCCCGTCTGGTCAAAACCCCTTTTCAAAACCGGTTGGATCTGATGTCTCCGATATTGTCCGTACGCGACCTGGAAAAGACCTATGACGGTGGCTTTCAGGCACTCAAATCCGTGTCGCTGGACATCCACCAGGGCGAGGTGTTCGCACTGCTGGGACCGAACGGGGCCGGCAAGACCACCTTGATCAGCACGATCTGCGGACTGGTGACACCGACATCCGGCAGCATCTTTGTCGGCGGGCACGATGCGCTGAAGGACTATCGCGCAGCGCGTCAGCTGATCGGGCTGGTGCCGCAGGAAATGCCGACGGCGCCATTCGAGATGGTCGGCGACACGGTCGCTTTCAGCCGCGGCCTGTTCGGCCTCCCGCCCAACCGGGAGCTGGTCGAAGGTATCCTCAAGGACCTGACGCTCTGGGAAAAGCGCGACAATCCGATCATGGCGCTGTCCGGTGGCATGAAACGGCGGCTGCTGGTTGCCAAGGCGCTGGCGCATGAGCCGCAGATCCTGTTCCTGGACGAGCCCACCGCCGGTGTCGACGTCGAGCTGCGCCACGACATGTGGCGCATCGTCGACGAGCTGAGGCAGAAGGGCGTCACCATTATCCTGACCACCCACTATATCGAGGAGGCCGAGGAAATGGCCGACCGGGTGGGGGTGATCAACAAGGGCGAGATCATTCTCGTGGAGGACAAGGCGGAACTGATGCGCAAGCTCGGCCGCAAGTTGCTGAGGCTGCATCTGAGTGAACCGCTGGCCGCGGTGCCGGCTGCACTTTCCGGCTATGACCTCAGCCTGGAGGACACGGGCTCAAGCCTGGTCTACACCTATGACAGCCAGGCGGAGCGGACCGGGATAACGTCGCTGTTGACGGACCTTTCCAAGGCCGGGGTGCGCTTCCAGGACCTCCAGACCGACCAGTCCTCGCTCGAGGACATTTTCGTCGATCTCGTCAGGCAGGGATAGCACGATGACACGGCCCCTTGCCTATACCATCCGCAGGGCGGAGCTGAGCGACAGGGATGCGCTCACGGACCTGTGCATGCGCTCCAAGCAGTCCAACGGCTATGACGATGCCTTCATGGCGATGTGTACCGGGGAACTGAGGGTTCGCGACAGCTGGATCCTCGACGATGATTTCTGGCTGGCGGAGACGGAAGAGGGCGCGCTTGTCGGCTGCATCCGGCTTTCAACCGGGACCGATGGCGTCACCGGCGAACTGGAAACCTGTTTCGTCGATCCGGACCGGCAGGGTCAACGGATCGGCCAGAGGCTGTTCGATGCGCTGCACGGCCGCGCCAGGGACCTCGGGCTGACCCGGATCGGGCTGGATGCCGATCCGTTCGCCGAGCCGTTCTACGCCCGCATGGGATTTGAGACAGTGGGCCGGACACCGTCCGGTTCGATCCCGGGGCGCACCTTGCCCCGGATGCAGATGGCACTTTGAGACGGGGCTACGGGGCAGATGAATTTCGAGGCAGTCAAGTCGATCTATGTTGCGGAGATGGCCCGCACCCGGCGCACGATCATGCAGAGCGTGATTTCGCCGGTCATCTCCACGGTGCTCTATTTCGTCGTCTTCGGCGCGGCCATCGGCTCCCGCATTTCGGAAGTTGACGGTGTCAGCTATGGCGCCTTCATCGTGCCGGGACTGATCATGCTGTCGCTGATGACCCAGAGCCTGTCCAACGCGTCCTTCGGCATCTATTTCCCGCGCTTCACCGGCACGATCTTCGAGGTGCTGTCCGCGCCGGTGTCCTTCCTGGAGATCACCATTGCCTATGTCGGCGCGGCGGCAACCAAGTCTGTCATCGTCGGCGTCATCATCCTGATCACGGCGAACTTCTTCGTGCCGCTGGAAATCCAGCATCCGTTCTGGATGGTGGCGTTCTTCATGCTGACGGCGATCACGTTCGCGCTGCTCGGTTTCATCATCGGGATCTGGGCGGACAATTTCGAAAAACTGCAATTCGTGCCGCTCCTGATCGTCACGCCTCTGGCTTTTCTCGGCGGCAGCTTTTATTCCATCAACATGCTGCCGGAATTCTGGCAGAAGGTCACGCTGGTCAACCCGGTCGTCTATCTGATTTCCGGGTTCCGCTGGAGCTTTTACGGCCAGGCCGATGTCAGCCTGTGGCTGTCGTTGCTGGCAACCACGATTTTCCTCGGCGCGTCACTGGCCGTGGTGCACTGGATATTCAAGACCGGTTACCGCCTGAAACCGTGAGGCGCGCCGGACGCGGGATGGGATTGGAATGCGCTGGATTTCCACTTTGAAACGCGGCTCCGTCCTGCTTCTGGCCGTTGCATTGGCGGCTTGCCAGACGGCGCAGGGACCGGCCACAACGGCGGCTTCGGCCTCCGCAACGCCAGCGGTTCAAAGTGCCTCCCTGCCGGTCATCAGCTATGCCCCGGCCACGGCGGTCGAGCGCGGCTTTTCGGCGCTTGTCCTGAATGCCGCGACAGGCGAGGAACTCTACGCCGTCGACGCCGACGCGCCGCGCTATCCCGCGTCGCTGTCGAAGATGATGACGCTCTACCTCCTGTTCGAAGCCGTTTCCGAGGGACGCTATTCCCTGTCCTCGCCGCTGACCGTGTCGGCAAAGGCGGCCGCCGAGCCGCCGGCCAAGATCGGTCTGAAGGCAGGCTCCACCATTACCGTGGAACAGGCCGCCCGTGCGCTGGCCGTGAAGTCGGCCAATGATGTTGCGCTCGCGATTGCCGAAAACCTTGCCGGTAGCGAGGCGGCCTTCGCCCGCCAGATGACGGAGCAGGCGCGGGCGCTGGGCCTGTCGCGGACCCGGTTCGTCAACGCCACCGGGCTGCCCGATCCGTCCCAGGTGACCTCGGCGCGCGACATGGCCAAGCTCGGTCTCGCGCTGAAGCGGCGGTTTCCGCAATATGGCAGCTATTACCGGGCGAAGTCGTTTTCCTATAACGGCCGCTCCTTCCGGGCGACCAACAACCTGATCGGCAAGGTCGCCGGCGTCGACGGTCTGAAGACCGGCTATATCCGCATGTCCGGCTACAATCTCGTGGCCACGGCCAATCGCGGCGGCAAGCGCCTGGTCGTGGTCGTCATGGGCGGGCAGAGCGAAGCCGCACGCGACAGGGAAGTCACGCGGCTGATCGAGGCCTATTCCTGATCGGGCCGCCGGAGCGCCGGCCGGGCCGATGGTCCGTCAGGCCGCGTCCGCTATGGTGACACGGTTGCGGCCGGCCTTCTTGGACTGGTAGAGCCCCTTGTCGACCGTCTTCAGAAGATCCGCCGAGGCGAGATCCTTGCCGTCGCCATGATAGACGCCGGCAGAGGCGGTCAGGCGGAAATCCTCCGGGGCGAAGTCGAAACGCAGACTTGAAATGTGCTCGCGCAGGCGATCGGCCACCTTGCAGGCGACGTTTCGGGAGACGCAGGGCAGGAGAACGGCGAATTCCTCGCCGCCAAGCCGCGCAAAACAGTCGTCCTGCCGCAGATGGGCCCTTATTTCCGAGCAGATCCTGACAAGGGCCTCGTCGCCGGCGACATGACCGAAGCGGTCGTTGACCTGCTTGAAATGGTCCAGGTCGAAATGGATCAAACCGAAATCCTCCCGGTTCGTGCCGTCGAGAATGCTTTCCAGGCGTGCCTGGAACTCCCGCCGGTTGAAGGCGCCGGTCAACGGGTCGCGCCGGGCGGCTTCCTCGTTGCGGCGGGCGACGAGCTCGAAGGAGAGCGCCAGGGTGAACGCTCCGGTCAGCGTGACGAAGACCAGCGCGCACATCAGGTGAATGTCGAGGATCATGTCGGCGATCATGCCCGGACCCTGCGGTCCGCCGGAGACAAGGCCGTGTACGGTTCTCAGGACGCCTTCGGTGCCGAGGAAGAAAAACGCGAGGATCAGTCCGACCGGCGACAGCAAGCCGCGAAACGGCCCGGACGCATAAGCGCTGATGGTTGCGATCGACACGATCGTGAAGATGACGTTCGAGGCGATGTAGGCGAGCGCGTAGTTGGACAGCATGAACGCCGCAGCCGCGAGCACCAGATAGGCGGCAGACGGCGCCAGGAGGCTGGAGAGGCTGCAAGGCAGTTGCGCGATCTGGCGCGCAGCGCGCAGGTGAAATCCAAAGCCGAGCAGCAGCAGGGAGTTGGGGAGCAGATAAGCGGCCAGGACCGGCACATGTGCGTCCAGCGCGAAACACAGCAGGGCGGCGGCCAGCAAGGCGTTGGCAGCGGCCCAGCTCTGCCAGTGGCCGCGCGGAGAAACCTGGAAGGAGATCGCCAGGAAGGTGATGGCAAAGATCGACAGGAGCAGCACATTTGCAAAAAAGAGCGTCGATGGATCCATCAGGGCAATCTCCGGGCCGTTGCCCACAACTCTGAAAAACGTCGTATCACCTTACGGAAGCAGGTCTTGCTATCCGGTTAGTTCGGGAAAAAAAACTTTCACTAAAATGGGAGGTTTGTCAGCAAACTTTTGTTTACCACCTTTGCGAATTGCGGCGAGGGCGCGAAATCGGCCCGATTGGCGGCAGATGTCCCCAGTTTGATGTGGATTACGTCCGCCGTGAGCGGAGGCAGGGCTGGCTGGGAATAGGAACAAACCGGTGCGATGACATGACTGGTCCCGCTGTAAGGCTGAACAAGCTGATGGGCGGCATGCCGATGGCAACTGACCTCGTCAAGAGAAGTGTGTTGTGTAGCAGTTAGGCGGTGAGGAAGGGCAGGTGCCGGTCGTGGACGAAGCACAGGTGGGCGGCGTGCATAGGGTACCGGCCACAGCCCGGCTGAGCTCGTGGCTGTGCGAGGGGATTTGGAATGCAACGGCAAGGCAGCAGATGGCAAAGCTCGACAACGGAAGCACATTTGCAAAATAAAGTCTCGACGGATCTATCAGGGCAGTCTCCCGAAAAGACATCCTGTCTCGAAAATGACGCTGTGAAGTAATGGAAAAAATCGTTGCAATCCCGGCATCTGCTTTCAAGAAAATTTTGTCCAACGAGGAAGATGCTGATCAGATCTCATTCATTTTCAAGAATATTTTTTGTGTCGCGGTTGTAAATGTGCTTGGAATCTGCCGCAAGTGCTGGTGTATTGCAGCCGCCGGGTGCTCGCTGAGATTGGTAGGCAGTTGGGCGGTGAAACTTGTCCAAATGGACTGGGTATTCAGGCGTTGACATACATTTATCGATTTTCCATTTGCCTCGCAATACTGGCAGCAATCCTGGTCGCAAGTGTTGCCGGCAGTCCGGTTGTTCTTGGGGTCTTGGCCGACGCAGGGAGCTCTTACGCGGCTTATCGACTGGCGCAACATTTCAACAATCAAGCGGACGTGAAGGACTACAATCCTGCTTCAGCGCTTCATTGGTATGAAGTAGCCGCAGAGTCGGGAAACCTAGACGCGCTCTATGAAATAGGTATGTTGCATTTTTCGGCGGCAGTAAAAAATCACTCCTACAAAAAAGCTTATGACAGTTTTCGTCAGGGAGCTGAGGCAGGTCATGTAGGGGCGGCGCATAATTTAGCAATTTTCTATGAATTTGGCCTTGGCGTTGAACAGGATCTTTTTGCCGCGGAGCGCTGGTTTCAAAAAACGATTGCTCTGGGGAACCGGGAAACCGAACACAATCTGGTGTTGTTGTATGTCAACCATCCCAAGGACTTCCAAGCGGATAAGGTCGAAAAAGCATTCATGGAACTCAGGAAGCAAGCCGATGCGGGCGACCCAAGCGCAGTAATGACGCTTGCACTGGCATTGATCGAAGGTGAATGGATCGAACAAAACGAAGAAAAAGGTTTGGCACTTTTGCATAAAGCAACGGAAACCATTCCGGATTTCGCCTTCTTGATGATTGGAGACTATTACCTAAACAGGAACAATGGCGCTCCCGACTATGCCAAGGCGATGAAATATTTTGAGAAGTCTGTTGAGAGCGGAGGTGTCGTCGCCAACTATGAACTGGGCAAAATGTTCGAACATGGACTTGGCGTGGAAAGGAATTACTTCAAAGCCGCTAGGCTGTACAAGGCATCAATAGAGGGCAAGTACTTTCCCGGCTTGATTTCACTCGGGCTGCTGTATTGCGATGGCAACGGCGTAGAACGTGACTATCACGAAGCAAACCGTCTGTTTCGTAGGGCCAAAGAGCTCGATCTACCGGGAGGTGCTGCTAGTGTCGGATGGATGCTGATTAACGGTTTCGGTGTCCCTGAGAACAAAGAAGCCGGGCTTCGCATGATCAAGGAAGCCGCCGACAATGAGGATTACTTCGGCACCTATTATTTCGCAAAGCTGCTGGAAGAAGGTGTGCTGGTTCCGCAGGACCACGAGCAAGCCGTAGAGCTCTATATCGTGTCCGCAGAGAAGGAAAACCAGCACGCAATCGCGGCGCTCAAAAGGTTGGGCATTCAACAGTGACCGTCTTAGCTGCCGAACAAATAGGCCGGGCATCGTTGCCCGGCCTTTTCGTCTGGTCGATGGGGCTTTTGGCTTAGTTCTTGGTCTTGTCGACGAGGGCG carries:
- a CDS encoding glutathione S-transferase family protein, whose product is MKLFTTDLSPNCRRVEATLHHLGLYDEVDVIRLNLATGEHQRDDLRAANPNGKVPTVVVGDMSLWESNPTMIYLADKAGAEDFCPSDAKTRFEILRWMSWELQHYNRALGDILWETIAKAKFGMGAPDQEIIAKQMDNFHRFAAVLDAQLEGRDYILGDTVTVVDFAVGGPSALALHPASQVPLDAYPNVKAWYLRLEALPAWAATAPKILSEAA
- a CDS encoding bifunctional GNAT family N-acetyltransferase/NUDIX hydrolase — translated: MPLKLRPAVVSDAPALTEILHRAKASWGYPDHLMAEFRKHWQISEATIRSLTMTVAERGGTPVAFSGVTRQDATTLLIDFLFVQPELHGQGIGALLLTRAEDRARQEGLTRLYLESDAHAAPFYERRGFRTIATRPSEMSPGKDIPLMERPLSPGVHKVSALNIRISKTPWSFEAAHEREILDHFEEARKRIALLWNGRTLKLTGYRFEDGVFNGTCTECSFAAYLAWRDWGAPDSSAFNLFGSAILRAADGALLYGVMSDRTATGGMIYPPGGNLDPTDLQADGKVDVVGAIYRELEEETGLTRDDVEARDLLVAFDGPRISVGLVMELDRSAEDLRDAIMRHSTASPEQELADVRIMRTRADLEDPAVVPYARAVGRYLLS
- a CDS encoding PhzF family phenazine biosynthesis protein, translated to MSRRYAILDVFTNTSLAGNPLAVVLDSEGLSDAQMLKIAGEFNLSETVFVFPPENPGHSANMRIFTPKMELPFAGHPTVGTAILMAKERFGDISGEQDAVVVLKQKIGTVRCAVILRENAAAFAEFDVPSLPEPAGPTHNAELIAAALNLEPSDIGFENHAPSTFRVGPPFTFVPVRDLDALARAKPVQSMWKAGFGKNGHSDAYVYCRETRSHDSAFHARLFAPDMGIPEDPATGSAAAAFAGVVDYYDDLPNGTHHIRIEQGFEMGRPSLIDLEIDIENGGMHAVRIGGQATLVARGELFL
- a CDS encoding DUF899 domain-containing protein — encoded protein: MTNPKIVSREDWLEARKAFLAKEKAFTRERDALAAARRDLPMIIVDKDYVFDAPDGQKTLADLFGPHRQLLVYHFMFGETWEEGCPSCSFWADNYDGLDVHLAARDTALVSISNAPLQRLVAYKNRMGWSFDWVSTAGNGFGEDFGVTFPDKQDPAGEGYNFTGRVFGEEMPGVSAFLKLDDGRIAHTYSTYGRGLDMLNMAYNLLDLTAMGRHEDGLPWPMAWLRRRDRYGVEG
- a CDS encoding ArsR/SmtB family transcription factor; the encoded protein is MPQLDATFAALSDGTRRAIVARLADGETPLSELAEPFDMSLTAVSKHLRVLSDAGLVDIEKRGRTRHCRLRGAPIKEAVDWLGKYESFWIDRFDALARHLANEDKDT
- a CDS encoding SRPBCC family protein; protein product: MTVQQPSREFLKSEPGMEPVMVEGLFRASPARVFRAFTEPDQVRCWFVPKGGSLVSADIDLKVGGRWCFVIEKTEDKQIHFEGEYLAIEAPNRLEFSWRHVQEFADGTRESTDSSKVTVTFAEAGKATEVKLRHEAIRTEDARRGVGGGWNGCFGRLADLVAE
- a CDS encoding pirin family protein; this encodes MSIRPVTHIGSTQPTLEGAGVRLERVFGFQDPEMLDPFLLLDDFRNERPEDYLKGFPWHPHRGIETITYVLAGTVEHGDSLGNTGNLSAGDVQWMTAGRGIMHQEMPKGDDSGRMHGFQLWANLPSSLKMTEPRYQDVTSKDIPVVVDDDGTSARIICGSFWGKNGPVDGIAADPQYLDILVPAGKKKRFKVDTYKQTFAYVFEGSGSFEGASDPFGVLTEKEFGGEELKIRDETGNRSLVIFGSGDEIVVQAGDEGIRFLLVSGAPIKEPVAWHGPIVMNTRQELIQAVSELQNGTFIR